One Luteibacter aegosomaticola genomic window carries:
- the ftsE gene encoding cell division ATP-binding protein FtsE, with protein sequence MIGFDLVSKRYEGDHQALTDVSFQVDAGEMAFVTGHSGAGKSTLLKLLAMIERPTNGVVTLDGQKLNTVRSSDIPRIRRKLGMVFQDHRLLLDRSVFANVELPLVIAGVSPTERARRVRAALEKVGLLSYEKQLPGTLSTGEQQRVGIARAIVAKPAVLIADEPTGNLDPQLAMEIMGLFAEFQAVGTAVLVASHDLMLIKRMKKRVVVLDHGKLIADVPATEVV encoded by the coding sequence GTGATCGGTTTCGATCTGGTGAGCAAACGATACGAGGGCGACCACCAGGCCCTTACGGATGTCTCCTTCCAGGTCGACGCCGGCGAGATGGCGTTCGTCACCGGTCATTCCGGTGCAGGCAAGAGCACCCTGCTCAAGCTGCTGGCCATGATCGAGCGGCCCACCAATGGCGTGGTCACGCTGGACGGGCAGAAGCTCAACACCGTCCGTTCCTCCGATATCCCCCGCATCCGCCGCAAGCTGGGCATGGTCTTCCAGGACCACCGGCTCCTGCTCGATCGCAGCGTGTTCGCCAATGTGGAGCTGCCGCTCGTCATCGCCGGCGTTTCGCCGACCGAGCGTGCCCGCCGGGTACGTGCCGCGCTGGAGAAGGTGGGCCTGCTGAGCTATGAGAAGCAGCTGCCCGGCACCCTCTCCACGGGTGAACAGCAGCGCGTGGGCATCGCCCGCGCCATTGTTGCCAAGCCCGCCGTGCTTATCGCCGATGAGCCCACCGGCAACCTCGATCCGCAGCTGGCCATGGAAATCATGGGCCTGTTCGCCGAATTCCAGGCGGTGGGTACCGCTGTCCTCGTCGCGAGCCACGACCTGATGCTGATCAAGCGCATGAAGAAACGCGTCGTGGTGCTCGACCACGGCAAGCTCATCGCCGACGTGCCCGCGACGGAGGTGGTATGA
- the ftsX gene encoding permease-like cell division protein FtsX, whose product MNAVREPRRAPEPEKTRRSTPHHIGAWREHHSWSLSISWRRLAARPLGTLLTVAVMGVALALPLAFYMLLGNVERMGDALGRNQTISVFMKPGQAVAMAETAASALRGRPEVQEITVRTPKDGLAELAEVQGFSGALQSLDENPLPYVLSVQPKPNLSADEVSRLVESMKATPGVDMVQDTGAWRQRLDAILGVGTRATTMLAFLLGIAALLVVGNTIRVDIQSRAEEIGVLLLIGASRPFVRRPYLYTGIWLGLFAGILAVALAVVIEIAMAGPVGRLAAAYDGSVQFGGLPAWLLLSVPLASAVLGWLGARLVSARQIRRAAAV is encoded by the coding sequence ATGAACGCCGTCCGCGAACCACGCCGCGCGCCCGAGCCGGAAAAAACCCGCCGTAGCACGCCGCACCACATCGGTGCCTGGCGCGAGCACCACAGCTGGAGCCTCTCGATCAGCTGGCGCCGCCTCGCCGCGCGCCCGCTCGGCACGCTGCTTACCGTCGCGGTGATGGGTGTCGCGCTCGCACTGCCGCTGGCGTTCTACATGTTGCTAGGCAACGTCGAGCGCATGGGCGATGCGCTTGGGCGCAACCAGACCATCAGCGTGTTCATGAAGCCGGGCCAGGCCGTGGCCATGGCCGAAACCGCGGCGTCCGCGCTGCGCGGCCGGCCCGAGGTGCAGGAGATCACGGTCCGCACGCCGAAGGATGGCCTGGCCGAACTGGCCGAAGTCCAGGGGTTCTCGGGCGCGCTACAGTCGCTCGACGAGAACCCGCTTCCGTACGTTCTTTCCGTTCAGCCGAAGCCGAACCTCTCGGCGGATGAGGTGAGCCGCCTGGTCGAATCGATGAAGGCGACGCCGGGCGTGGACATGGTCCAGGATACCGGGGCGTGGCGTCAGCGCCTCGATGCCATCCTGGGTGTCGGCACGCGTGCTACCACCATGCTGGCATTCCTTCTCGGTATTGCCGCGCTGCTCGTGGTCGGCAACACCATCCGTGTGGATATCCAGAGCCGCGCCGAGGAAATCGGCGTGCTGCTGCTGATCGGGGCAAGCCGGCCCTTCGTGCGCCGTCCTTATCTGTACACGGGTATCTGGCTTGGCCTGTTCGCCGGCATCCTCGCCGTCGCGCTCGCGGTGGTGATCGAAATTGCGATGGCGGGCCCGGTTGGCCGCCTCGCGGCCGCTTACGATGGCAGTGTCCAGTTCGGCGGGTTGCCCGCCTGGCTGCTTCTTTCAGTACCGCTCGCGTCAGCCGTGCTTGGCTGGCTCGGCGCGCGGCTGGTCAGCGCACGACAGATCCGCCGCGCGGCGGCGGTTTAA
- a CDS encoding response regulator — MASHIGSGVAGATPRILLVDGSKVVRSLISRVVSAEVPGVEIVGVGTGAEAQMELQQGVFDFVTVALRLPDMDGLDVARFVREAAPQIYMPIVVVSGDVEQRLHRRELGEFVTDYFDKSLGFEALAEFIRGYVRPEGGAEGEVLYVEDSRVVALATRRMMEKYGLTVHHVISAEDAIEFLRAAKAEGKVGADVVLTDVSLKGELTGGDLVERIRNEFGYGKGKLPTLIMTGDENPANQAALLRAGANDLVEKPVEEKLLITKLLFQLRVALHLRAKAEA; from the coding sequence GTGGCATCGCATATCGGATCAGGCGTCGCTGGCGCCACGCCGCGGATCCTGCTGGTGGATGGTTCCAAGGTGGTCCGCTCGCTTATCTCGCGCGTGGTCTCGGCCGAAGTGCCGGGCGTCGAAATCGTCGGCGTGGGTACCGGCGCGGAAGCGCAGATGGAGCTGCAGCAAGGCGTGTTCGACTTCGTGACCGTGGCCCTGCGCCTGCCCGACATGGACGGGCTGGATGTCGCGCGCTTCGTGCGCGAAGCAGCGCCGCAGATCTACATGCCCATCGTGGTGGTGTCGGGCGATGTCGAGCAGCGCCTGCATCGCCGCGAGCTGGGCGAGTTCGTCACCGACTACTTCGACAAATCGCTCGGCTTCGAAGCGCTTGCCGAATTCATTCGCGGCTACGTGCGCCCCGAGGGCGGTGCGGAAGGCGAAGTGCTTTACGTGGAAGATAGCCGCGTCGTCGCGTTGGCCACGCGCCGCATGATGGAGAAGTATGGTCTTACCGTGCATCACGTCATCAGCGCGGAAGATGCGATCGAATTCCTGCGTGCCGCGAAGGCGGAAGGGAAGGTCGGTGCGGACGTGGTGTTGACCGACGTAAGCCTGAAGGGCGAACTCACTGGCGGCGATCTCGTTGAACGCATCCGCAATGAATTCGGTTACGGCAAGGGGAAGCTGCCCACACTGATCATGACCGGTGACGAAAATCCCGCGAACCAGGCGGCGCTTTTGCGTGCCGGCGCGAACGATCTGGTCGAGAAGCCGGTGGAAGAAAAGTTGCTCATCACGAAGCTGCTGTTCCAGCTTCGTGTCGCGTTGCACCTGCGCGCGAAGGCGGAAGCTTGA
- the ung gene encoding uracil-DNA glycosylase: MNDRVKLEASWKERIGDYLDRPEMLQLSAFLRDEKAHGKEIYPPGPEIFNAFEHTPFDKVRVVILGQDPYHGPGQAHGLSFSVRPGVRVPPSLQNMFKEIESCLGIPRPDHGCLTPWADRGVLLLNAVLTVEAGQAASHQGRGWEGFTDAAIDALNREREGLVFMLWGSHAQKKGQLIDGKRHCILRSVHPSPLSAHRGFMGCGHFAQANEYLVARGEQPIDWSLPRRADFAG; encoded by the coding sequence TTGAACGATCGCGTGAAGCTCGAGGCCTCCTGGAAGGAGCGTATCGGCGATTACCTCGACCGGCCGGAGATGCTTCAGCTCTCCGCGTTCCTGCGTGATGAGAAGGCGCACGGGAAAGAAATCTATCCGCCGGGCCCCGAGATCTTCAACGCGTTCGAACACACGCCGTTCGACAAGGTACGTGTCGTCATCCTTGGCCAGGATCCGTATCACGGCCCCGGCCAGGCTCACGGCTTGAGCTTCTCCGTGCGGCCCGGTGTGCGTGTACCGCCGTCGCTGCAGAACATGTTCAAGGAAATCGAGAGTTGTCTCGGTATTCCTCGCCCCGATCATGGATGCCTCACGCCGTGGGCTGATCGTGGCGTGCTATTGCTCAACGCCGTGCTCACGGTAGAAGCGGGGCAGGCGGCGTCACATCAGGGACGTGGTTGGGAAGGGTTTACGGATGCCGCGATCGATGCCTTGAACCGTGAGCGCGAAGGCCTGGTCTTCATGCTGTGGGGTAGCCACGCACAGAAGAAAGGCCAGCTCATCGACGGCAAGCGCCATTGCATCCTGCGCAGCGTGCATCCCTCGCCACTTTCTGCGCATCGCGGGTTCATGGGGTGCGGACATTTCGCCCAAGCAAACGAGTACCTCGTTGCGCGCGGCGAGCAGCCCATCGACTGGTCACTGCCGCGTCGCGCAGATTTCGCAGGTTGA
- the rpoH gene encoding RNA polymerase sigma factor RpoH produces MSQALATRNYGLPSVVGSLDSYIAAVHRIPVLSLDEEQTLARRFHDDADLDAARQLVMSHLRFVVHVARGYNGYGLQLSDLIQEGNIGLMKAVKRFDPDQGVRLVSFAVHWIRAEMHEFILRNWRIVKVATTKAQRKLFFNLRKSKKRLGWMNAEEVRVVAHDLGVPEATVREMESRLSGRDVGFEAPADADDDEKPAPAAFLVDEGADPYDNLAEADASDNQMSALGSALANLDARSRDIIQRRWLADENKATLQDLADEYGVSAERIRQIEANAMKKMRVAIAA; encoded by the coding sequence ATGTCTCAAGCCCTCGCCACCCGTAACTACGGGCTACCGAGCGTCGTTGGCAGTCTGGATTCCTACATCGCGGCCGTCCATCGTATCCCGGTGCTCAGCCTTGACGAGGAGCAGACGCTAGCGCGGCGCTTCCACGACGACGCCGACCTCGACGCCGCCCGCCAGCTGGTGATGTCCCACCTTCGCTTCGTGGTGCATGTCGCCCGTGGCTATAACGGCTACGGCCTGCAGCTCTCCGACCTGATCCAGGAAGGCAACATCGGCCTCATGAAGGCGGTGAAGCGTTTCGATCCGGATCAGGGCGTGCGCCTCGTCAGCTTCGCCGTGCACTGGATCCGTGCCGAAATGCACGAGTTCATCCTGCGTAACTGGCGCATCGTCAAGGTCGCCACGACCAAGGCCCAGCGCAAGCTGTTCTTCAACCTGCGCAAGAGCAAGAAGCGCCTGGGTTGGATGAATGCCGAGGAAGTGCGCGTGGTCGCCCATGACCTGGGCGTGCCGGAAGCGACCGTCCGTGAGATGGAATCCCGCCTGTCGGGCCGCGACGTGGGCTTTGAAGCCCCGGCCGACGCCGATGACGACGAGAAGCCGGCACCGGCCGCGTTCCTGGTCGATGAAGGCGCCGATCCGTACGACAACCTGGCCGAAGCCGATGCCTCGGACAACCAGATGAGCGCCCTGGGTTCTGCCCTCGCCAACCTGGATGCCCGTTCGCGCGACATCATCCAGCGCCGCTGGCTGGCCGACGAAAACAAGGCCACCCTGCAGGATCTGGCTGACGAGTACGGCGTCTCGGCCGAGCGCATCCGCCAGATCGAGGCGAATGCCATGAAGAAGATGCGCGTCGCCATCGCCGCCTGA